The following proteins are encoded in a genomic region of Alphaproteobacteria bacterium:
- a CDS encoding ABC transporter ATP-binding protein, protein MLEIKNLQKHFGPIRAVEDVSFTVRKGEVLGFLGPNGAGKSTTMKMITGFLAPTAGTARVCGFDVEAQPIEAKKRIGYLPEGAPAYPDMTPAAFLDFVGAIRGFDGAERAKRVDLAVARAQLKGVLHQPIDTLSKGFKRRVGLAQTLLHDPEVLILDEPTDGLDPNQKHEVRELIRQIAPEKAIVISTHILEEVDAICARAIVIAKGRVLADGTPEALEKRSRWHYAVSVVTASAEVPRLKALWNDHPAVAAFEAVEGEGGLVMLTAFPRGGVPMLAELGRMAREAGIRIDEIREERGRLDEVFRDITNKAA, encoded by the coding sequence ATGCTGGAAATCAAAAATCTCCAGAAGCATTTCGGACCCATCCGCGCGGTGGAGGACGTGTCCTTCACCGTCCGCAAGGGCGAAGTCTTGGGCTTCCTGGGTCCCAACGGGGCCGGCAAGTCCACGACGATGAAGATGATCACGGGCTTCCTCGCCCCCACCGCGGGCACCGCCCGGGTTTGCGGGTTCGATGTCGAGGCCCAGCCGATCGAAGCCAAGAAGCGCATCGGTTATTTGCCCGAGGGCGCGCCGGCCTATCCCGACATGACGCCCGCCGCGTTTCTGGACTTTGTCGGCGCCATCCGCGGCTTCGACGGGGCCGAGCGCGCCAAGCGCGTCGACCTCGCCGTCGCGCGCGCCCAGTTGAAGGGCGTGCTGCATCAGCCGATCGACACGCTGTCGAAAGGGTTCAAGCGCCGCGTGGGTCTCGCCCAGACGCTGCTGCACGATCCGGAAGTGCTGATCCTGGACGAGCCGACCGACGGTCTCGACCCCAACCAGAAACACGAGGTGCGCGAACTGATCCGCCAGATCGCGCCCGAGAAGGCGATCGTCATTTCGACGCATATCCTGGAGGAAGTGGACGCGATCTGCGCGCGCGCCATCGTCATCGCCAAGGGCCGCGTGCTGGCCGACGGCACGCCCGAAGCGCTGGAGAAACGTTCGCGCTGGCATTACGCGGTATCGGTCGTCACCGCGTCGGCGGAAGTGCCGCGCCTCAAAGCGCTGTGGAACGACCATCCCGCCGTGGCCGCGTTCGAAGCGGTGGAGGGCGAGGGCGGCTTGGTCATGCTGACCGCCTTCCCGCGCGGCGGCGTGCCGATGCTGGCCGAATTGGGCCGCATGGCGCGCGAAGCGGGCATTCGCATCGACGAAATCCGCGAAGAACGCGGCCGGCTCGACGAAGTCTTCCGCGACATCACCAACAAGGCGGCCTGA
- a CDS encoding ABC transporter permease subunit, translating to MRNIAFILKRELGGYFATPVAYVFLVIFLVLAGVFTFYLGNFFERGQADLQAFFSFHPWLYLFLIPAISMRLWSEERRSGTIELFLTLPISIGEAVVGKFLAAWAFIAIALVLTFPMWITVNILGNPDNGIIAASYIGSLLMAGGYLAIGACVSAITKSQVIAFVVAAAVCFVFTVSGTTMVLAFFAGWAPQAVVDAIASFSFMAHFSAISRGVIDLRDLVYFVSLIAAFLFANAALVELKKAG from the coding sequence ATGCGCAACATCGCTTTCATCCTGAAGCGCGAGCTCGGCGGCTATTTCGCCACCCCGGTCGCCTATGTGTTCCTGGTGATCTTCCTGGTCCTCGCCGGCGTCTTCACCTTCTATCTCGGCAATTTCTTCGAGCGCGGCCAGGCCGATCTTCAGGCCTTCTTCTCGTTCCACCCGTGGCTCTATCTGTTCCTGATCCCGGCGATTTCGATGCGCCTGTGGTCGGAGGAACGCCGCTCCGGCACGATCGAATTGTTCCTGACGCTGCCGATCTCGATCGGCGAAGCGGTGGTCGGCAAGTTCCTCGCCGCCTGGGCGTTCATCGCCATCGCGCTGGTGCTGACCTTCCCGATGTGGATCACGGTCAACATCCTGGGCAATCCCGATAACGGCATCATCGCGGCGTCCTATATCGGTTCGCTGTTGATGGCGGGCGGGTATTTGGCCATCGGCGCTTGCGTTTCCGCGATCACCAAAAGCCAGGTCATCGCCTTCGTCGTGGCCGCCGCCGTGTGCTTCGTGTTCACCGTTTCGGGCACGACGATGGTGCTGGCTTTCTTCGCGGGCTGGGCGCCGCAAGCCGTGGTCGACGCGATCGCCAGCTTCTCGTTCATGGCGCATTTCTCGGCGATCTCGCGCGGCGTCATCGATCTGCGCGATCTCGTCTATTTCGTCTCGCTGATCGCCGCGTTCCTGTTCGCGAACGCGGCACTGGTCGAACTCAAGAAGGCGGGCTGA
- a CDS encoding Gldg family protein has product MKMGRSALGGMGIALAAILFVAINALAGPLLQGLRLDLTSDKLFTLSQGTRAILGRIDEPVTLRFYYSERLGREIPSYGVYAVRVREMLEEYRDAARGKLRLQIIDPPPFSDEEDRAVAFGLQAVPLNQQGETVYFGLAGSNTADKEESIAFFQPDRERFLEYDLTKLVYNLATPKKPVVGLMTMIPMAGEFRSMRPTPPSAVYSQLTQFFEVRGIEPNATEIPADIGVLMLVHPKELPESTLYAIDQFAMRGGRLLVFVDPHAESDAARGGPAAMGGNTGSDLKKIFDAWGIEMAPGKLAGDRQVARRVNAGTEGRMRAVDYVLWLTLRDTNFDKSDILLSEASIIQAASVGILSKKEGAAIGFQPLIRSSTDSEAIEADKVRTQPDPVQLYQDFKPSGESFVLAARLHGAVNSAFDARPAPAEGEKAPENAPAHLAKSQSDLNAIVVADTDLLDDRFWVTTQDFFGQRVAVPAAYNGDFVVNAVDNLLGSSELIGLRGRGLSQRPFTALQSIQRDAEARFRAKERALQEKLKETEQRLAQLQGRGAAGEQANRAIAGPEQQAEIEKFRAELVGFRRELRDVQAQLRGDIERVEIATKAVNIAAVPVAIAILALVLGWLRIRRRRPAAN; this is encoded by the coding sequence ATGAAGATGGGCCGTTCCGCACTCGGTGGCATGGGGATCGCGCTGGCCGCGATCCTGTTCGTCGCGATCAACGCGCTCGCGGGTCCGCTGCTTCAGGGCCTGCGTCTGGACCTGACGTCCGACAAGCTGTTCACGCTGAGCCAGGGCACGCGCGCGATCCTGGGCCGCATCGACGAGCCCGTGACGCTGCGCTTCTATTATTCCGAGCGTCTGGGCCGCGAGATTCCGTCCTACGGCGTGTACGCGGTGCGCGTGCGCGAAATGCTCGAGGAATATCGCGACGCCGCGCGCGGCAAATTGCGCCTCCAGATCATCGACCCGCCGCCCTTCTCGGACGAAGAAGACCGCGCCGTCGCCTTCGGCCTGCAGGCCGTACCGCTCAACCAGCAGGGCGAGACGGTCTATTTCGGCCTCGCGGGATCGAACACCGCCGACAAGGAAGAATCGATCGCCTTCTTCCAGCCCGATCGCGAGCGTTTCCTCGAATACGACCTCACCAAGCTCGTCTACAATCTCGCCACGCCCAAGAAGCCGGTCGTCGGTTTGATGACGATGATCCCGATGGCGGGCGAATTCCGCTCGATGCGGCCGACACCGCCCTCGGCCGTCTATTCGCAGCTGACGCAATTCTTCGAAGTGCGCGGGATCGAACCCAACGCGACCGAGATCCCGGCCGATATCGGCGTGCTGATGCTCGTACACCCCAAGGAATTGCCGGAATCGACGCTTTACGCGATCGACCAATTCGCGATGCGCGGCGGGCGCCTGCTCGTGTTCGTCGATCCGCATGCGGAATCGGACGCGGCGCGCGGCGGTCCGGCGGCGATGGGCGGCAATACCGGGTCCGACCTCAAGAAGATCTTCGACGCGTGGGGCATCGAAATGGCGCCGGGCAAGCTCGCCGGCGACCGCCAGGTGGCGCGGCGCGTGAACGCCGGCACCGAAGGGCGCATGCGCGCGGTCGATTACGTGCTGTGGCTCACGCTGCGCGACACGAATTTCGACAAGTCGGATATTCTGCTCAGCGAAGCCTCGATCATCCAGGCGGCGTCGGTCGGCATTCTTTCCAAGAAAGAAGGTGCTGCGATCGGCTTCCAGCCCTTGATCCGCAGCTCGACCGATTCCGAGGCGATCGAGGCGGACAAGGTGCGCACGCAGCCCGATCCCGTGCAGCTCTATCAGGACTTCAAGCCGTCGGGCGAAAGCTTCGTGCTGGCCGCCCGCCTGCATGGCGCCGTGAACTCGGCCTTCGATGCACGGCCCGCCCCGGCGGAAGGCGAGAAGGCGCCGGAAAACGCGCCGGCGCATCTCGCTAAAAGCCAGAGCGATCTGAACGCCATCGTCGTGGCCGATACCGATCTGCTGGACGATCGCTTCTGGGTGACGACGCAGGATTTCTTCGGCCAGCGCGTGGCCGTGCCCGCCGCCTATAACGGCGATTTCGTCGTCAACGCGGTCGACAATCTGCTGGGCTCGTCGGAGCTGATCGGTCTGCGCGGACGCGGCCTCTCGCAGCGCCCGTTCACGGCGCTGCAATCGATCCAGCGCGACGCCGAAGCGCGCTTCCGCGCCAAGGAACGCGCACTGCAGGAAAAGCTCAAGGAAACCGAGCAGCGCCTTGCCCAGTTGCAGGGGCGCGGGGCCGCGGGCGAGCAAGCCAATCGCGCCATCGCGGGGCCGGAGCAGCAGGCGGAGATCGAGAAATTCCGCGCCGAGCTGGTCGGCTTCCGCCGCGAGCTGCGCGACGTGCAGGCGCAATTGCGCGGCGATATCGAACGCGTCGAAATCGCGACCAAGGCGGTCAATATCGCCGCCGTGCCCGTCGCGATCGCAATTCTGGCGCTGGTGCTGGGTTGGCTGCGCATTCGCCGCCGCCGCCCGGCCGCGAACTGA